From Primulina tabacum isolate GXHZ01 chromosome 2, ASM2559414v2, whole genome shotgun sequence, one genomic window encodes:
- the LOC142537521 gene encoding uncharacterized protein LOC142537521, whose protein sequence is MSTEIGEVLLENAPKKSQYIDPEIQKEILHIMANRVRQMVCEEIRDKCFCILVDEAQDISKREQMTIILRFVNNHEILTEIFFSIKNVSDTTSLNLKKERSNVHVHHNLQVKKIRGQGYNGASNMRDAWNGLRALFLRDCPYAYYIHCFAHRLQLTLVYAAKDVSVIWELFSHLDNIVTSSTKSIAELHDAQRNEIKNLLASGERDSGTEAN, encoded by the coding sequence ATGAGTACAGAAATTGGCGAAGTTTTACTTGAGAATGCTCCAAAAAAATCTCAATACATTGATCCAGAGATTCAGAAAGAGATTTTACATATTATGGCCAATAGAGTACGACAGATGGTTTGTGAAGAAATTAGAGATAAATGCTTTTGTATTCTTGTTGATGAAGCACAAGATATATCTAAACGGGAGCAAATGACCATTATCTTGAGGTTTGtgaacaatcatgagattttgacagaaatatttttttccatcAAAAATGTTAGTGATACTACCTCATTAAATCTGAAAAAAGAGAGATCTAATGTTCATGTTCATCATAACCTCCAGGTTAAGAAAATCAGAGGTCAAGGGTATAATGGTGCTAGCAATATGCGTGACGCATGGAATGGACTTCGAGCATTATTTCTCAGAGATTGTCCGTATGCATACTATATCCACTGTTTTGCCCATCGATTACAACTGACATTGGTTTATGCAGCTAAGGATGTCAGTGTTATTTGGGAATTATTTTCTCATTTGGACAATATTGTCACTTCTTCCACTAAGAGCATTGCTGAGTTACATGATGCACAAAGaaatgaaattaagaatttattggCAAGTGGAGAACGTGATTCTGGAACTGAGGCCAATTAG